A genome region from Brassica oleracea var. oleracea cultivar TO1000 chromosome C2, BOL, whole genome shotgun sequence includes the following:
- the LOC106323546 gene encoding uncharacterized protein LOC106323546 — MEKADSLSELIRKLESQVAEIATAIKRETGRLPGRTDLNPRRQVSVVMLRSGKRLATNTKNNNEIGSSANADETGESNSQPILLDDPDPKPSRENRKSSAEKNKEKTIDLEVEDDSDIEAEIDQQYGNHVDRPVKPVVDQLSDNPIDRHSTQPEPTIERVDRTLPPYPPKTQTKKSLEHAICKKALDRITMEISLSDAMKIAPSIKKCVKDMTSPNYPTVEQSVMMVSEEVSVMIRGETPTKKPDPGSFVLDCNIQNTRFPRSLCDLGSSVNLMPYSVAVTLGYNEFMSTPITLVLADRSIRVPEGILGRSRKN; from the coding sequence ATGGAGAAGGCAGATTCTTTGAGTGAGCTTATCCGAAAATTAGAAAGTCAAGTAGCTGAAATTGCGACTGCCATTAAAAGAGAAACAGGACGTCTTCCGGGGAGAACTGATTTAAACCCGAGACGTCAAGTCAGTGTCGTAATGTTGCGTAGCGGAAAACGTCTCGCGACAAACACGAAGAACAACAACGAAATTGGTAGTTCTGCCAATGCTGATGAAACAGGCGAGAGCAATTCTCAGCCTATACTTCTTGATGACCCTGACCCAAAACCTTCTCGCGAAAACAGGAAGTCTAGCGCTGAAAAAAATAAGGAAAAGACTATAGACTTAGAAGTAGAAGATGATTCGGATATTGAGGCCGAAATCGATCAACAGTATGGTAACCACGTCGATCGACCGGTGAAACCTGTCGTCGACCAACTTTCAGATAACCCTATCGATCGACATTCCACTCAACCCGAACCAACGATTGAAAGAGTCGATAGAACCCTACCCCCTTATCCTCCTAAAACGCAGACTAAGAAATCATTAGAACATGCGATCTGCAAGAAAGCATTGGATAGAATTACTATGGAGATATCCCTTAGTGATGCTATGAAAATAGCACCTTCGATAAAGAAGTGTGTGAAGGATATGACGTCTCCAAATTATCCAACTGTGGAACAAAGTGTGATGATGGTGTCAGAGGAAGTAAGTGTCATGATTCGAGGAGAAACTCCAACTAAGAAGCCTGATCCTGGTAGTTTCGTCCTAGATTGCAATATACAGAACACGCGTTTTCCTCGATCACTATGTGATCTTGGTTCTAGCGTGAATCTTATGCCTTACTCCGTTGCAGTAACCTTGGGATATAACGAGTTTATGTCAACTCCGATAACCTTGGTTCTAGCTGATCGGTCTATAAGGGTACCTGAAGGGATTCTCGGACGTTCCCGTAAAAATTAA